In Phlebotomus papatasi isolate M1 chromosome 1, Ppap_2.1, whole genome shotgun sequence, the following proteins share a genomic window:
- the LOC129798021 gene encoding nicastrin, giving the protein MGVFVHISCLLISLLCIANAQRITDKMFSNIVGTSCFRRLNATHSTGCSSTFRGSQGVIHVVKTQEDFEFLFNNPPSPPYAPVIPPYLFTRENIMRLKVNASHVVSGVVLTASGQNLKSFSHESRCPNQFGGLIQDQTCSVSDPEGSWNPFGTGLLQENFPFPIFFLSSEKEVKKITECFEKFNNFDIGGQHQRSLCSIEINAFMSAAVNSQVCMRRSNMMNNLSPTTFCDPLQGRNVFATLFPREIVAPDKRQVDPEEEIIVVSARMDTASMFDGEGAGAMGSLVPYAVLMQTAHLLAKLLPQKPETQTNVLFILFNGESFDYIGSQRFVWDLQHGEFPYKSHQTKPLSLDNIKFLVDLGVMDTLNLLNLYHATDFPWASQFGQLMTKYSSKFDMNITTINRMQGNLPPTSGQSFLRENLNFPAVVVNSPPTNRFYHSIFDDEFNINYIYANTSKNFLTLEDLKSPSAHFTNDSIQIGIRNIASILGFSLYEMITKKEYEDTLGASAVYSDEFLYCFLISAQCPILNAIVTDNATLYPYPPPRYISVHRTSNQRSVIYTHGIFGLTVGQKLDGVARENCTIPPRIWYPGFGRHGECHLTTQNISLAISPAFKDTNYNWTSGRYSTWTESTWSAISARIFLRPSTHHEALTLALGLTIMVLSFVAVFVINTKSDVLFGNSPSSEVISTPARC; this is encoded by the exons ATGGGAGTTTTTGTGCACATATCTTGTCTATTGATATCCCTACTGTGTATCG CCAATGCCCAGAGGATTACGGATAAAATGTTCAGCAATATCGTAGGGACGAGTTGCTTCCGTCGGCTCAATGCCACTCACTCCACAGGATGTAGCT CGACTTTTCGGGGTTCCCAAGGGGTGATTCATGTTGTTAAGACACAGGAGGACTTTGAATTTCTCTTCAATAATCCCCCTTCCCCTCCCTATGCCCCTGTAATTCCTCCCTATCTTTTTACGCGAGAGAATATCATGAGGCTCAAAGTGAATGCTTCACATGTTGTTTCGGGAGTTGTCCTGACGGCTTCTGGCCAGAATTTAAAGTCCTTTAGCCATGAATCGAGGTGTCCCAATCAATTTGGCGGTCTGATACAGGATCAGACGTGCAGTGTTAGTGATCCAGAGGGGTCATGGAATCCGTTTGGGACGGGATTGCTGCAGGAAAACTTTCCCTTTCCCATTTTTTTCCTGTCCAGTGAGAAAGAAGTGAAGAAGATCACTGAATGCTTTGAGAAGtttaataattttgacattGGGGGGCAGCATCAGAGATCTCTGTGCAGTATTGAGATCAATGCTTTCATGTCAGCAGCTGTTAATTCCCAAGTCTGCATGAGACGCTCAAATATGATGAATAATCTCAGTCCTACGACATTCTGTGATCCCCTTCAGGGAAGGAATGTCTTTGCCACCCTGTTTCCCAGGGAAATTGTGGCACCTGATAAGCGACAGGTTGATCCGGAAGAGGAAATAATTGTAGTGTCAGCGAGAATGGACACAGCTTCGATGTTTGACGGAGAAGGAGCCGGAGCAATGGGATCCCTCGTTCCCTATGCAGTCCTCATGCAGACAGCTCATCTCCTGGCCAAGTTACTGCCCCAAAAACCCGAAACCCAAACAAATGTCCTCTTTATCCTTTTCAATGGGGAATCTTTCGACTACATCGGATCCCAGAGATTTGTCTGGGATCTCCAACATGGAGAATTCCCCTATAAAAGCCATCAGACCAAACCCCTTTCTCTGGACAACATAAAATTCCTCGTAGATCTCGGAGTGATGGACACTCTGAATCTACTGAACCTGTACCATGCCACAGACTTTCCCTGGGCATCACAATTTGGTCAACTAATGACCAAATACAGCTCCAAATTCGACATGAACATCACAACGATCAATCGAATGCAGGGAAATCTCCCTCCGACCTCCGGCCAGAGCTTCCTCCGGGAAAATCTCAATTTTCCCGCTGTTGTGGTCAATTCTCCGCCCACAAATCGCTTCTATCACTCAATCTTTGACGATGAGTTCAACATCAACTACATCTACGCCAATACCTCGAAAAACTTCCTCACTCTCGAGGATCTCAAATCACCTTCAGCTCACTTCACTAATGACTCAATCCAAATCGGTATCCGGAATATCGCTTCAATCCTCGGTTTCAGTCTCTACGAGATGATAACAAAAAAGGAATACGAAGACACTCTAGGAGCCAGTGCTGTCTATTCTGATGAATTTCTCTACTGCTTCCTCATTTCTGCCCAGTGCCCTATCCTCAATGCCATTGTCACAGACAATGCCACCCTCTATCCCTATCCTCCACCAAGATACATCTCTGTCCATCGCACCAGTAACCAGAGATCCGTGATCTACACTCACGGCATCTTCGGACTCACCGTTGGGCAGAAACTCGATGGCGTGGCACGGGAAAACTGCACAATCCCACCAAGGATCTGGTATCCGGGATTCGGGAGGCATGGGGAGTGCCATCTGACGACACAGAACATCAGCTTAGCCATCAGCCCAGCCTTCAAGGACACCAACTACAATTGGACGTCCGGAAGGTATTCCACGTGGACAGAATCAACGTGGAGCGCCATCTCGGCGAGGATCTTCCTAAGGCCATCGACTCACCACGAGGCCCTCACTCTTGCCCTCGGACTCACCATCATGGTGCTGTCCTTTGTGGCCGTCTTTGTCATTAATACCAAATCCGACGTTCTGTTCGGCAACAGTCCGTCCTCAGAAGT